A single genomic interval of Rosistilla ulvae harbors:
- a CDS encoding phosphonoacetaldehyde reductase, with protein MTVQDDSVLLKPGDLAKVARVVQDLAAKRIMMVVDRAAYEASGAAAVIQPSLEALEVSWFSDFELNPKLADVQRGVDQARAFTPDLVIALGGGTAIDLGKLISSLSHQDASPREIVTGQASIERAGTPLLAIPTTSGTGSEATHFAVAYVGHDKYSIADRSLLPRYTIVDPQLTYSLPATITAATGLDAFCQAIESIWAVGSTDESIGYAVAAGRFALQHLVAATHDPTPADRLGMCRAAHLAGRAINISKTTASHALSYPLTSLHEIPHGIAVAMTLSPMLAYNAQVSDLDCTDPRGAEAVRRRIAIIVELLEAADVADACQRIEAFFAELGCPSSLAEAGICDEQALRQIVDSVNTQRLSNNPRSASPEILLQLLKGNLAENEI; from the coding sequence ATGACTGTTCAGGACGATTCTGTTTTGTTGAAACCAGGCGATCTCGCCAAAGTGGCTCGGGTCGTCCAAGACCTGGCTGCCAAGCGGATCATGATGGTCGTCGATCGGGCGGCCTATGAAGCGAGTGGCGCCGCCGCGGTGATTCAGCCGAGTCTAGAAGCTCTCGAAGTTTCTTGGTTCTCCGATTTTGAGTTGAATCCGAAACTTGCCGACGTTCAACGCGGCGTCGATCAAGCGCGAGCGTTTACTCCCGATCTGGTGATCGCGTTGGGAGGGGGAACGGCGATCGATCTGGGGAAATTGATCAGTTCGCTTTCCCATCAGGACGCATCTCCTCGCGAGATCGTGACCGGGCAAGCGTCGATCGAACGTGCCGGGACGCCGCTGCTGGCCATTCCGACCACCTCGGGGACCGGCAGCGAAGCGACTCATTTTGCTGTCGCCTACGTCGGGCACGATAAATATTCGATCGCGGATCGGTCGCTGCTGCCGCGCTACACGATCGTCGATCCTCAACTGACCTACAGCCTGCCGGCGACAATCACCGCAGCGACGGGGCTGGATGCGTTTTGCCAAGCGATCGAATCGATCTGGGCCGTGGGATCGACCGATGAATCGATTGGTTATGCCGTCGCCGCGGGCCGATTTGCGTTGCAACACCTTGTCGCCGCGACTCACGATCCGACGCCGGCAGATCGGTTGGGAATGTGTCGCGCCGCGCATCTGGCGGGCCGCGCGATCAACATCAGCAAGACGACTGCTTCGCACGCCCTTTCGTATCCGTTGACCTCGCTGCACGAAATTCCGCATGGGATCGCCGTCGCGATGACGCTCAGCCCAATGCTGGCCTACAACGCTCAAGTCTCCGATTTGGATTGCACCGACCCGCGTGGTGCCGAAGCGGTCCGACGACGAATCGCGATCATCGTCGAACTGCTGGAAGCTGCCGATGTCGCCGACGCTTGCCAGCGAATCGAAGCCTTTTTTGCGGAACTCGGCTGCCCTTCGTCCCTTGCCGAAGCTGGCATTTGCGACGAGCAAGCGCTGCGACAGATCGTCGACAGCGTCAACACGCAACGGCTGTCCAATAATCCGCGCAGCGCAAGCCCCGAAATTTTGCTTCAGTTGCTCAAAGGCAACCTCGCGGAAAACGAAATCTAA
- a CDS encoding helix-turn-helix domain-containing protein yields the protein MNLVELAQRIRAFRLERRLTLDEVASRAGLTPGWLSKVENFRITPSLPALAKIAEALGVSTADLVAGLDNKPALVLVRVNERKVVERDRSRENTTVYEALAHKRPNRAMDPFLLTIPPGVAREKSLAHEGEEFLMVQQGTIEFEFGDQSELLRQGDAVYFDSSVPHRIINSYKRPAVVLCVFHGPSGTAAN from the coding sequence ATGAATCTTGTCGAACTCGCCCAACGAATCCGCGCCTTTCGATTAGAGCGTCGCTTGACGCTCGATGAAGTCGCATCGCGCGCTGGCCTGACGCCGGGCTGGCTTTCCAAAGTCGAAAACTTTCGGATCACGCCGTCGCTTCCCGCCCTGGCGAAGATCGCCGAAGCGCTCGGTGTTTCGACGGCGGACCTGGTCGCTGGTCTGGACAATAAACCGGCGTTGGTTTTGGTTCGCGTCAACGAACGCAAGGTGGTCGAGCGCGACCGCAGTCGCGAGAACACCACGGTCTACGAAGCGTTGGCTCACAAGCGTCCCAACCGGGCGATGGATCCTTTCCTGCTGACGATCCCGCCGGGCGTGGCCCGCGAAAAATCGCTCGCCCATGAAGGGGAAGAGTTCTTAATGGTGCAGCAAGGGACGATCGAATTCGAGTTCGGCGACCAGAGCGAATTGCTTCGACAGGGGGACGCGGTCTATTTCGACAGCAGCGTTCCGCATCGGATCATCAACTCCTACAAGCGACCGGCTGTCGTGTTGTGCGTCTTCCACGGCCCATCGGGCACCGCGGCAAACTGA
- a CDS encoding outer membrane protein assembly factor BamB family protein, translated as MRLMLLATAISFSFVVSTSRADNWGHWRGPDGNGAAANASPPTQWSDTENVKWKVAIPGKGSGSPVAWENQVFVVTAVPAANAPAETLDFLLMCFDRANGKLLWQQTATTARPHQGTHATNGFASASPCTDGQHVYAHFGSRGLYCYTMDGQLVWKRDDLGKMNTRLGFGEGSSPVLAGNKIIVPWDHEGPSALMALDKLTGTTIWNVAREEPSGWATPLIVSHDGQKQVVMNGDGNARSYELETGEELWRCGGQTMRPGASAVAGDGMIYVASGFRGSFLGAFTPDGKGDIEGTRKVVWSLGRDTPDIASPLLSAGRLYFYKGRSGLLSCLDAKTGEPHYAASRIAGINSTYASPVAAGGYVFLSGRSGRIVVIKDSPELEIVATNAMNETVDATPAPIDNELFIRGERHLFCIAN; from the coding sequence ATGCGTTTGATGCTCCTCGCAACGGCAATCAGCTTCTCTTTTGTCGTCTCCACGTCTCGGGCTGACAATTGGGGACACTGGCGCGGTCCCGATGGGAATGGTGCCGCGGCCAACGCATCGCCGCCGACGCAGTGGAGCGACACGGAGAACGTGAAATGGAAAGTCGCGATTCCAGGCAAAGGCTCGGGATCGCCTGTCGCTTGGGAGAACCAAGTCTTTGTCGTCACGGCGGTTCCCGCGGCGAACGCTCCCGCCGAGACGCTCGACTTTCTGCTGATGTGCTTTGATCGGGCCAACGGCAAACTGTTGTGGCAGCAGACTGCGACAACCGCCCGTCCGCACCAAGGGACTCACGCGACCAACGGCTTTGCGTCGGCATCTCCCTGCACCGACGGCCAGCATGTCTACGCCCACTTTGGATCGCGCGGGCTCTATTGCTACACGATGGACGGCCAACTGGTCTGGAAACGGGACGACCTTGGCAAGATGAACACCCGACTTGGTTTTGGCGAAGGGAGTTCCCCCGTCCTGGCCGGTAACAAGATCATCGTCCCCTGGGATCATGAAGGACCTTCGGCGTTGATGGCGTTGGATAAGTTGACCGGGACGACGATCTGGAACGTTGCACGCGAGGAGCCATCCGGTTGGGCGACTCCGCTGATCGTCAGCCATGACGGTCAAAAGCAAGTGGTCATGAACGGAGACGGCAATGCCCGCAGCTACGAGCTTGAGACGGGGGAAGAGTTGTGGCGTTGCGGCGGGCAAACGATGCGTCCCGGCGCATCGGCGGTCGCCGGTGACGGGATGATCTACGTTGCCAGCGGCTTTCGCGGATCGTTTCTCGGCGCGTTCACCCCCGATGGCAAAGGAGATATCGAAGGGACAAGGAAGGTTGTCTGGTCGCTCGGCCGCGACACGCCCGACATCGCCTCGCCGCTGCTCTCCGCGGGGCGGCTGTACTTCTACAAAGGCAGGTCGGGGTTGTTGAGTTGTCTGGACGCGAAGACGGGCGAGCCGCACTACGCAGCTTCGCGGATCGCCGGGATCAACAGCACCTACGCCTCTCCCGTGGCTGCCGGCGGATACGTCTTCTTGAGCGGCCGCAGCGGCAGGATTGTGGTGATTAAGGATTCGCCGGAATTGGAGATCGTAGCGACCAATGCGATGAACGAAACCGTCGACGCGACTCCCGCGCCGATCGACAACGAACTGTTCATCCGCGGCGAGCGGCATCTGTTCTGCATCGCCAACTGA
- a CDS encoding DUF2179 domain-containing protein, with protein MIESFSVPLASAALIFVLRLVDVSLGALRISMLFRGRRTLAGIFGFFEALTWLIAASLVLGNLDSPIKFIAFASGYAAGTMLGSTVESWLAIGDALVRIVTPSGTPELSQLMRDAGYYVTTVDARGRDGDVQVNLSVIPRRMVPALMSMIHGINPQAFITYEETTPLRLATTAALCVRK; from the coding sequence GTGATCGAAAGTTTCAGCGTGCCGCTAGCCAGTGCCGCACTGATCTTTGTTCTGCGCCTGGTCGATGTTTCCCTGGGAGCCTTGCGGATCTCGATGCTGTTTCGCGGTCGCCGCACCCTGGCGGGGATATTTGGCTTTTTTGAAGCACTCACCTGGCTGATCGCCGCTTCGTTGGTGTTGGGGAATCTCGACAGCCCGATCAAATTCATCGCCTTTGCCAGCGGATATGCTGCCGGGACGATGCTTGGCAGCACCGTGGAGAGTTGGCTGGCGATCGGGGATGCACTGGTCCGGATCGTGACCCCGTCGGGGACTCCCGAACTGTCGCAACTGATGCGCGATGCCGGATATTACGTGACGACAGTCGACGCTCGCGGACGCGATGGGGACGTGCAAGTCAATCTGAGTGTCATTCCGCGGCGGATGGTCCCCGCCCTGATGTCGATGATCCACGGGATCAATCCGCAAGCGTTTATCACCTACGAAGAAACGACGCCGCTGCGGCTAGCGACCACCGCCGCCTTATGCGTTCGGAAATAG
- a CDS encoding nitrilase family protein gives MKNFRVASVQFNHLPGDKAGNLAIMRPFVESAAGRGAELVCFPECCVTGYWHLRKLSSQQLAELAEPIPDGPTTQTLIAWAREFNITIGAGLIEVDAAGVLYNSYVVATPTGQVYCHRKLHCFISEFMESGDTYTLFDLPNGWRVAVLICYDNNILENARACALAGAEVILAPHQTGGCNSGSPQAMSVIDCAVWDARQTDPEAIAAEITGDKGRGWLMRWLPSRAHDNGVFYVFSNGVGPDDDEVRTGNAMILDPYGRVIVETCKAGDDMVVADLDPTLRERCTGVRWMRARRPDLYRSLARRRGDEQDTRAVRFDK, from the coding sequence ATGAAAAACTTTCGCGTTGCTTCGGTGCAGTTCAACCATCTGCCTGGCGACAAGGCGGGGAATTTGGCGATCATGCGTCCGTTTGTCGAATCGGCGGCGGGGCGAGGGGCGGAGCTTGTCTGTTTTCCCGAGTGCTGCGTGACCGGGTATTGGCATTTGCGCAAACTGTCGTCGCAGCAGTTGGCCGAACTGGCCGAACCGATTCCCGACGGGCCGACCACGCAAACGTTGATCGCTTGGGCGCGCGAGTTCAACATCACCATCGGGGCGGGGCTGATCGAGGTCGACGCGGCGGGAGTGCTCTACAATTCTTATGTCGTTGCGACGCCCACCGGCCAAGTTTACTGTCACCGCAAATTGCATTGCTTTATCAGCGAGTTCATGGAGTCGGGGGATACCTACACTCTCTTCGATCTTCCCAACGGTTGGCGAGTTGCCGTGCTGATCTGCTACGACAACAACATCCTCGAAAACGCGAGGGCTTGCGCGCTGGCGGGAGCGGAGGTGATCTTGGCACCTCACCAAACCGGCGGTTGCAATTCGGGAAGCCCGCAGGCGATGAGCGTGATCGATTGCGCGGTCTGGGATGCGCGGCAGACCGATCCCGAGGCGATCGCGGCCGAGATCACGGGCGACAAGGGACGCGGGTGGCTGATGCGTTGGCTCCCGTCGCGAGCCCACGACAACGGCGTTTTTTATGTCTTCAGCAACGGTGTCGGCCCGGACGACGACGAGGTCCGCACCGGCAATGCGATGATCCTGGATCCCTACGGCCGCGTGATTGTCGAAACGTGCAAAGCCGGCGACGACATGGTTGTCGCCGACCTCGATCCCACGCTTCGGGAGCGCTGCACCGGCGTGCGTTGGATGCGCGCCCGCCGGCCCGATCTCTACCGGTCGTTGGCTCGCCGCCGAGGCGACGAACAGGATACCCGCGCCGTCCGCTTCGACAAATGA
- a CDS encoding arylsulfatase, with protein MRLFVATSMRIRGVFAHRRTTCWRSRLPMAAFAGIVGILLAGPQRDVVAEQTKANNRPNIIYILADDMGFSDIGCYGSEIATPNLDALADNGIRFTQFYNTARCCPTRASLLTGLYPHQAGIGHMMDDRGHDGYRGDLNRNCVTIAEVLGQAGYRTYMSGKWHVTKTVQPKDESGKQNWPRQRGFDRFYGTIHGAGSFYDPNSLTRDNQLISPYADPQYQPETYYYTDAISDHAVRFIEEHREEADGQPFFMYVSYTAAHWPMHALEKDIAKYRGKYDAGYQAIRDARYQRMIDLGVIDAESTINWPIPDAWKLTKFLDWDIRNMEVYAAMIDNMDQGIGRIIASLKATGQLDNTLICYLQDNGGCAENYGRGKIGPQREDKPTLTPLADVYLQPDMQPKQTRDGYPVRVGKGVMAGPADTYIGYGRGWATVSNTPFREYKHWTHEGGVSTPMIVHWPARIDRRGELEKTPGHLIDLMATAVDVAEADYPETFHDGQSIKPMEGKSLLPAFAGRPLQREAIYWEHEGNRAVRRGDYKLVAKGAEGQWELYNIAADRSEQNDLVTQQPQIVKELAALWRRTPSGPTCFR; from the coding sequence ATGCGTTTGTTTGTTGCCACGTCGATGCGAATTCGCGGAGTGTTTGCGCACCGTCGGACGACTTGTTGGCGGAGTCGCTTGCCGATGGCGGCGTTTGCTGGGATCGTTGGCATCCTGCTGGCCGGGCCGCAGCGCGACGTGGTGGCTGAGCAGACCAAGGCCAACAATCGGCCGAACATCATCTATATCCTGGCCGATGATATGGGGTTCTCCGACATCGGTTGTTATGGCAGCGAGATCGCGACGCCAAATTTGGATGCGTTGGCCGACAACGGGATTCGGTTCACTCAGTTCTATAACACGGCACGGTGCTGCCCGACGCGAGCGAGCTTGCTGACGGGTCTCTATCCTCATCAAGCGGGCATCGGGCACATGATGGACGACCGCGGGCACGACGGATATCGCGGCGACTTGAACCGGAACTGTGTGACGATCGCCGAGGTGTTGGGGCAGGCGGGCTACCGGACTTACATGTCGGGCAAGTGGCATGTCACCAAGACGGTTCAGCCCAAAGATGAATCGGGCAAACAGAACTGGCCACGGCAGCGCGGATTCGATCGCTTCTATGGCACGATCCACGGCGCGGGCAGCTTCTACGATCCCAATTCGTTGACTCGCGACAACCAATTGATCTCCCCTTATGCCGACCCGCAGTACCAGCCCGAGACCTATTATTACACCGACGCGATTAGCGACCACGCGGTGCGGTTTATCGAGGAGCATCGCGAAGAAGCCGACGGGCAGCCGTTTTTTATGTACGTTTCTTACACCGCGGCGCATTGGCCGATGCACGCGTTGGAAAAGGACATCGCCAAATATCGAGGCAAATACGACGCGGGGTACCAGGCGATCCGCGACGCTCGGTACCAGCGGATGATCGATTTGGGAGTGATCGATGCGGAGAGCACGATCAATTGGCCGATCCCCGACGCCTGGAAGCTGACCAAGTTTCTCGACTGGGATATTCGCAACATGGAAGTCTATGCGGCGATGATCGACAACATGGATCAAGGGATCGGGCGGATCATCGCTTCGCTGAAAGCGACCGGGCAGCTCGACAATACGCTGATCTGTTATCTGCAAGACAACGGTGGTTGCGCGGAGAACTACGGCCGTGGCAAGATCGGCCCACAGCGAGAAGATAAACCGACACTGACGCCGTTGGCTGACGTTTATCTGCAACCCGACATGCAGCCCAAACAGACGCGCGACGGATATCCGGTCCGCGTCGGCAAGGGGGTCATGGCGGGACCGGCGGACACCTATATCGGATACGGTCGCGGCTGGGCGACTGTCTCCAACACGCCGTTTCGCGAATATAAACACTGGACGCACGAGGGAGGTGTTTCGACGCCGATGATCGTCCATTGGCCCGCCAGGATCGACCGACGGGGAGAGCTGGAAAAGACGCCGGGCCACCTGATCGATCTGATGGCGACAGCTGTCGATGTCGCCGAGGCGGACTATCCCGAGACCTTTCACGACGGCCAGTCGATCAAACCGATGGAGGGAAAAAGCTTGCTGCCCGCCTTTGCCGGCCGACCACTGCAGCGCGAAGCGATCTACTGGGAGCACGAAGGGAACCGAGCGGTTCGCCGCGGCGATTACAAGCTGGTCGCCAAGGGGGCTGAGGGGCAATGGGAACTGTACAACATCGCCGCCGATCGCAGCGAACAGAACGACCTGGTGACTCAGCAGCCGCAGATCGTCAAAGAACTGGCGGCGCTATGGAGGCGTACGCCGAGCGGGCCAACGTGTTTCCGCTGA
- a CDS encoding MBL fold metallo-hydrolase, with protein MKKKLVSTDFSGQMIMLGTGTSVGVPAIGCGCDVCQSSNPKNNRTRCSVILGLPEGNLLIDTPPDLREQLLRERIGLVHAVAYTHEHADHLYGLDDLRLFPFYVGHPIPIYSEPLVQKRIYSAFDYAFADRDDTHPGARPALTMLQIGLEPFDVLGSTVTPIRLRHGPHFDVLGFRVGSIAYCTDTNEIPDESWPLLEGLDVLIIDALRHTPHATHFSVDQAIEVARKTGAKQTYLTHICHELDHDIDDAKLPPGINLAYDGMRIPLT; from the coding sequence GTGAAAAAGAAACTGGTCTCCACCGACTTTTCGGGCCAGATGATCATGCTGGGAACGGGAACCAGCGTCGGAGTTCCCGCCATTGGCTGTGGATGCGACGTCTGCCAAAGCTCCAATCCGAAGAATAATCGGACCCGTTGTTCGGTCATTCTAGGGCTGCCCGAGGGGAATCTGTTGATCGATACCCCCCCCGATCTTCGCGAACAATTGCTCCGCGAACGGATCGGACTGGTTCACGCGGTCGCCTACACCCACGAACACGCCGACCATTTATATGGACTCGACGATCTGCGGCTGTTCCCCTTTTATGTCGGCCATCCGATCCCGATCTACAGCGAACCGCTGGTTCAAAAGCGGATCTACTCTGCCTTCGACTACGCCTTCGCCGACCGCGACGACACGCATCCCGGAGCTCGCCCGGCGCTGACGATGCTGCAGATCGGGCTGGAACCGTTTGACGTTTTGGGTTCGACAGTGACGCCGATCCGCTTGCGTCACGGACCGCACTTCGATGTTTTGGGTTTTCGCGTCGGGAGCATCGCCTATTGCACCGACACCAACGAGATCCCCGACGAGAGCTGGCCGCTGTTGGAAGGGCTCGATGTGTTGATCATCGACGCCCTCCGCCACACGCCTCACGCGACGCACTTCAGCGTCGACCAAGCGATCGAAGTCGCCCGCAAAACGGGAGCCAAGCAGACCTACCTAACCCACATCTGCCACGAATTGGATCACGACATCGACGACGCAAAACTGCCGCCGGGAATCAACCTCGCTTACGACGGGATGCGAATTCCACTGACGTAG
- a CDS encoding sugar phosphate isomerase/epimerase family protein, whose amino-acid sequence MYKNFAAQGLGISGRQSELIELALTYGFRGLDIDLSDMYRRVQRSDFDRAARFLHAAEVVVSGFDVPVDLDADDDSFAAQVAQLHPAAEVAGKLDAKVASIVVPAATDRLPYHEYFEAITKRLNQIAECLGGQNIQLAVGFQAASELGEGKQFEFIRNVEGFLPLVKGAGDNIGFLVDTFNWFAGAGTLEQLTALDADKIFAVRLSGISEEADAAAITRADRTLPEINEKIDFVALAQHLISINFDGPVSAYSAPGNVRGGTRETVSNKAQEALDAIFTGAGLTVAPRPMDTISDIVVDMME is encoded by the coding sequence GTGTACAAGAATTTCGCAGCACAGGGTTTAGGGATTTCGGGTCGCCAGAGCGAATTGATCGAGTTGGCACTCACCTACGGCTTCCGCGGACTGGACATCGATCTCAGCGACATGTACCGCCGCGTTCAACGCAGCGACTTCGATCGCGCGGCCCGTTTCCTGCACGCCGCAGAAGTTGTCGTCAGCGGTTTTGATGTCCCCGTCGACCTGGACGCCGACGACGATTCGTTTGCCGCTCAAGTCGCTCAACTGCATCCAGCAGCGGAAGTCGCGGGCAAACTGGACGCCAAAGTCGCCAGCATCGTCGTCCCGGCGGCAACCGATCGCTTGCCCTATCACGAATACTTCGAAGCGATCACCAAGCGATTGAACCAAATCGCCGAATGCCTCGGTGGTCAAAACATCCAATTGGCCGTTGGATTCCAAGCCGCGTCGGAATTGGGCGAAGGAAAGCAGTTCGAATTCATCCGCAATGTCGAAGGCTTCCTGCCATTGGTTAAAGGGGCTGGCGACAACATCGGCTTCTTGGTCGACACCTTCAACTGGTTCGCTGGTGCCGGCACGCTGGAACAATTGACCGCGTTGGATGCCGACAAGATCTTCGCCGTTCGTTTGTCGGGCATCAGCGAAGAAGCCGACGCCGCAGCGATCACTCGCGCTGACCGCACGTTGCCAGAGATCAACGAAAAGATCGATTTCGTGGCACTCGCACAGCACTTGATCTCGATCAACTTCGACGGACCTGTTTCCGCTTATTCGGCTCCGGGCAACGTCCGTGGCGGAACGCGAGAGACTGTCAGCAACAAGGCTCAAGAAGCTTTGGACGCGATCTTCACCGGCGCTGGTTTGACCGTGGCACCGCGCCCCATGGACACCATCTCCGACATCGTCGTCGACATGATGGAATAA
- a CDS encoding amidohydrolase codes for MESKAPQEHAAWIGPLEAAVEESLEGLFLLRRHLHQHPELSGEELETTTHVARLIEGLALPLKIADQQRGLTCELLAPDSASDLPRLALRADIDALPIQDAKQVDYHSCREGVMHACGHDVHTTMLYGALRVLKQLADDDHLPWPIAVRGIFQPAEETALGARYMILNQALRDVAAIIGIHCDPSRSVGRIGISPGVLTANCDMFKAKFRGRGGHGARPHQTIDPIDAATQWVQSVYRSVSRSLDPHEATVISIGRFDAGNKANVIPDNAILEGTLRTFHSGARASALETIGKISEAVTLATGCDIDFELGFSAPAVDNDPALVEVISHAARQTLGKHAVEPIPRPSMGSEDFSYYLEHLPGAMFRLGTCSEQIGQEPLHSPHFDIDQRAIAGGVRLLAATVIEYFDPRRND; via the coding sequence GTGGAATCGAAGGCACCGCAAGAACATGCGGCCTGGATCGGGCCGCTTGAAGCCGCCGTCGAAGAGTCGCTTGAAGGGCTGTTCCTGTTGCGGCGTCACCTGCACCAGCACCCAGAGCTTTCGGGCGAAGAGCTGGAAACGACCACTCACGTTGCTCGACTGATCGAAGGCCTGGCGCTGCCGCTGAAAATTGCGGACCAACAGCGCGGGCTGACCTGTGAATTATTGGCTCCCGATTCGGCGAGCGATCTTCCCCGGCTCGCGCTACGAGCCGATATCGACGCGTTGCCGATCCAGGACGCAAAGCAGGTCGATTACCACAGCTGTCGCGAAGGTGTCATGCATGCCTGTGGTCACGACGTCCACACGACGATGCTTTATGGAGCCCTGCGGGTTCTGAAACAATTGGCCGATGACGACCATCTGCCTTGGCCGATCGCTGTTCGCGGCATCTTTCAGCCCGCCGAAGAGACGGCTCTGGGCGCTCGCTACATGATCCTCAACCAGGCGCTGCGCGATGTCGCGGCGATCATCGGGATCCATTGCGACCCCAGTCGCAGCGTCGGCCGGATCGGGATCAGCCCGGGCGTCCTGACGGCCAATTGCGATATGTTCAAAGCGAAGTTCCGCGGCCGTGGCGGTCACGGCGCTCGGCCTCACCAGACGATCGACCCGATCGATGCGGCGACGCAGTGGGTGCAATCGGTCTACCGATCGGTCTCTCGATCGTTAGACCCACACGAAGCGACGGTGATCTCGATCGGCCGCTTCGATGCGGGAAACAAGGCCAACGTGATTCCCGATAACGCGATCCTCGAAGGAACGTTGCGGACATTCCATTCCGGCGCGCGAGCATCGGCCCTGGAAACGATCGGTAAGATCAGCGAAGCGGTGACGCTGGCGACAGGTTGCGACATCGACTTTGAACTCGGCTTCTCCGCTCCGGCTGTCGACAACGATCCCGCATTGGTTGAAGTCATCTCCCACGCGGCTCGTCAAACGCTGGGCAAGCACGCGGTTGAACCGATCCCGCGTCCCAGCATGGGGAGCGAAGACTTTTCTTATTATCTGGAACATCTTCCCGGCGCGATGTTCCGCCTGGGAACGTGCAGCGAACAGATTGGCCAAGAGCCGCTGCATTCGCCCCATTTCGATATCGACCAACGGGCGATCGCCGGTGGTGTACGATTATTAGCAGCGACGGTGATCGAATATTTTGATCCCCGCCGCAACGACTAA
- a CDS encoding carboxylate-amine ligase yields MGKLHFNGNDSKTIGVEIELALVDANTFALANRSDDLISRLPPEYAGQYKPELMQNCVEINTGVCDTVAQVRQDLTAKTKILEATADALGMRLWWGSTHPFSHWRDQVITPSDRYQNLVVLLQEMARRMATFGLHVHIGVDSGDKAVMICDRIMQHLPTLLALSCSSPYWEDRDTGLHSHRSKIMEGLPTAGLPTLMRNWSEYVWLVNHMIETGFINSIREIWWDVRPHHNFGTVEVRVCDMPGSMDDVCALSALIQCLVKQLSDEIDEGTYQFDCHPMMVQQNKWRAARYGIDAGLVNTYSYEVQPVVEVADSLATWLKPIAQELRCEDELAEISRIARGPSWAQRQRDLFELSGDKRDVVRVLTDQSRLG; encoded by the coding sequence ATGGGTAAATTGCATTTCAACGGCAACGATTCCAAGACGATCGGCGTCGAAATCGAACTCGCTCTGGTCGACGCCAATACGTTTGCGTTGGCCAACCGGTCGGATGATTTAATCAGCCGCTTGCCGCCGGAATACGCGGGCCAATACAAGCCCGAACTGATGCAAAACTGCGTCGAGATCAACACCGGGGTCTGCGACACCGTGGCCCAAGTGCGGCAGGATCTCACCGCCAAAACAAAGATCCTCGAAGCGACCGCCGATGCGTTGGGGATGCGGCTGTGGTGGGGATCGACGCATCCGTTCAGCCATTGGCGCGATCAGGTGATCACACCGAGCGATCGGTATCAGAATCTGGTCGTGCTGCTGCAAGAAATGGCACGGCGGATGGCGACCTTCGGACTACATGTTCACATCGGCGTCGATTCAGGCGACAAGGCGGTGATGATCTGCGACCGGATCATGCAGCATCTGCCAACCCTGCTGGCGCTCAGCTGCAGCAGTCCCTACTGGGAGGACCGCGATACCGGTCTGCATTCCCATCGCTCCAAGATCATGGAGGGGCTACCGACAGCCGGCCTGCCGACGCTGATGCGGAACTGGAGCGAATACGTCTGGCTTGTCAATCACATGATCGAGACCGGGTTCATCAATTCGATCCGCGAGATCTGGTGGGATGTCCGCCCGCACCACAACTTTGGCACCGTCGAGGTTCGCGTCTGCGACATGCCCGGCAGCATGGATGATGTTTGCGCGCTGTCGGCGCTGATCCAGTGTCTTGTGAAGCAGTTGTCCGATGAGATCGACGAGGGGACCTACCAATTCGATTGCCATCCGATGATGGTCCAACAGAACAAGTGGCGAGCGGCCCGTTACGGGATCGATGCGGGACTAGTCAACACCTACAGTTACGAGGTCCAACCGGTGGTGGAAGTCGCCGACAGCTTGGCGACGTGGCTCAAGCCGATCGCACAAGAATTGCGATGCGAGGACGAACTGGCAGAGATTTCCAGGATCGCCCGAGGTCCCAGTTGGGCACAGCGGCAGCGAGACCTGTTTGAACTCAGCGGCGACAAGCGAGACGTCGTCCGCGTGCTGACCGATCAATCGCGGCTCGGTTAA
- a CDS encoding amidohydrolase yields MNDSSVPSVPDDSLSPAGRVAAIDRLVSHVWMVRAFLKHCDEAIDDDELQEIHRDLYDFMLALGPALASGDDAVYLKQAKKKLSKLRKATELFVAIQPEVSGHTNFQMAARSLQTAVDQIVPLVKS; encoded by the coding sequence ATGAACGATTCATCCGTCCCTTCGGTTCCCGATGACTCCCTTTCCCCAGCCGGTCGCGTCGCGGCGATCGATCGTTTGGTCAGTCATGTTTGGATGGTTCGCGCTTTCCTGAAACACTGCGACGAAGCGATCGACGACGACGAACTGCAGGAGATCCATCGCGACCTGTACGACTTTATGCTCGCCTTGGGGCCAGCGTTGGCCAGCGGAGACGACGCCGTCTATCTAAAGCAAGCAAAAAAGAAGCTCAGCAAGCTGCGAAAGGCGACGGAGTTGTTCGTCGCGATCCAGCCGGAGGTCAGCGGACACACGAACTTTCAAATGGCGGCTCGTTCGCTGCAGACCGCCGTCGACCAGATCGTGCCGTTGGTGAAGTCGTAA